Proteins encoded in a region of the Shumkonia mesophila genome:
- a CDS encoding NAD(P)H-dependent oxidoreductase: MAEREAAGRPIRVGMIGAGFMGRGVVLQVMTAVKGMRLVAIACRNLESARRAYVEAGAAEVRSVDTAAALDAAISQDIPAITEDWRLLCEAGDIDVILEVTGSLEYAAHAVLAAIDAGKHAILMNAELDGTVGPLLKARADAAGVVYSNVDGDQPGVEMNLYRFVKGIGVRPVLCGNIKGLQDPYRNPTTQEGFARKWGQNVHMVTSFADGTKISFEQAIVANATGMRVGRRGMFGPTVPDGTPLREAAEALPAEAFIEGPGIVDYLVGAAPGPGVFVLGTTEHPTQRHYLDLYKLGRGPLYCFYTPYHLCHFEVPNTLARAVLFGDAAIAPAGPLEVEVVATAKVDLAAGATLDGIGHYMTYGQCENADIARSERLLPMGIAGGCTLRRDIPRDQVLTYDDVEVPAGRLIDRLRAEQDRLFAGAGTAPILRQSLAVAG; encoded by the coding sequence TTGGCTGAACGTGAAGCCGCCGGCCGCCCCATCCGCGTCGGCATGATCGGCGCCGGGTTCATGGGGCGCGGCGTGGTGCTGCAGGTCATGACCGCCGTCAAGGGCATGCGCCTGGTCGCCATTGCGTGCCGCAACCTGGAGTCGGCGCGACGCGCGTATGTCGAGGCGGGGGCCGCCGAGGTCCGGTCCGTCGATACGGCGGCGGCGCTCGATGCGGCGATTTCCCAAGACATCCCGGCGATCACCGAGGACTGGCGGCTGCTTTGCGAGGCCGGCGACATCGATGTGATCCTCGAAGTCACAGGCTCCCTCGAATACGCCGCTCACGCAGTCTTGGCGGCGATCGACGCCGGCAAGCATGCCATCCTGATGAATGCCGAACTCGACGGCACGGTTGGCCCACTGCTGAAGGCCAGGGCCGATGCGGCGGGCGTCGTCTATAGCAATGTCGACGGCGACCAACCGGGCGTCGAGATGAACCTCTATCGGTTCGTCAAGGGAATCGGCGTCCGCCCGGTGCTGTGCGGAAACATCAAAGGCCTGCAGGACCCCTACCGCAACCCGACGACGCAGGAGGGATTCGCCCGCAAGTGGGGCCAGAACGTCCACATGGTGACGTCGTTCGCCGACGGCACCAAGATTTCCTTCGAGCAGGCGATCGTCGCCAACGCCACCGGCATGCGCGTCGGACGGCGCGGCATGTTCGGTCCGACCGTTCCCGATGGCACGCCGCTGCGGGAAGCGGCCGAGGCGCTGCCGGCCGAGGCGTTCATCGAGGGGCCCGGCATCGTCGACTATTTGGTGGGTGCCGCGCCCGGTCCCGGCGTCTTCGTGCTGGGGACCACCGAACACCCGACTCAGCGCCACTATCTCGACCTCTACAAGCTGGGTCGCGGGCCGCTCTATTGCTTCTACACGCCCTACCATCTGTGTCATTTCGAGGTGCCGAACACCCTGGCGCGCGCCGTGCTGTTCGGGGACGCCGCCATCGCGCCGGCTGGCCCGTTGGAAGTCGAGGTAGTGGCCACGGCCAAGGTCGATCTCGCAGCCGGCGCCACACTCGATGGCATCGGCCATTACATGACCTATGGGCAGTGCGAGAACGCCGACATCGCACGCAGCGAGCGGCTGCTGCCCATGGGCATCGCCGGCGGGTGCACGCTGCGGCGCGACATCCCGCGCGACCAAGTGTTGACCTACGACGACGTCGAGGTGCCGGCCGGCCGGCTGATCGACCGCCTGCGAGCCGAGCAGGACCGGCTGTTCGCTGGAGCCGGCACCGCGCCTATACTACGGCAAAGCCTGGCGGTCGCGGGTTAG
- a CDS encoding glycosyltransferase, with translation MSGPVFVSVVTPVYNGGAFLEECIESVRAQSHAHFEHVILDNASSDDTHVIAARHAGRDPRIRLHRNDRTLPMIDNWNRALELMSGDSRYCRVLHADDTMRSNCLERTVEVAERHPSVGIVGCFRLRGETIHCEGLPREREVFAGAEIARLFLRQEVFALAPTSNLLRADLVRRHRPFYPSAYLHADLAIYLDLLQDHDFGFVHDVLAFSREHGDSVTVTVAERNQTLLKEWLLLLQRYGPRFFSESEMTELERSHLRRYYRNLVRGFVTRRGRAFFDYHLAGLKEAGRLPTPLDLLGAAGREFAAAVARPGKLRRHLGM, from the coding sequence GTGAGCGGTCCAGTCTTCGTCAGCGTAGTGACGCCGGTCTACAACGGCGGCGCATTTCTGGAGGAGTGCATCGAGAGCGTGCGCGCCCAGTCCCACGCCCACTTCGAGCACGTCATCCTGGATAACGCCAGTTCGGACGACACCCATGTCATCGCGGCCCGCCACGCCGGGCGCGACCCGCGAATCCGCCTGCACCGCAACGACCGCACGTTGCCCATGATCGACAATTGGAACCGGGCACTGGAGTTGATGTCCGGCGACAGCCGGTACTGCCGCGTCCTGCATGCCGACGACACCATGCGCTCCAACTGCCTGGAGCGGACCGTCGAGGTCGCTGAGAGGCATCCGTCGGTCGGGATCGTCGGCTGTTTCCGCCTGCGCGGCGAGACCATCCACTGCGAGGGACTACCCCGCGAGCGCGAGGTTTTCGCGGGCGCCGAAATCGCCCGGCTGTTCCTGCGCCAGGAGGTCTTCGCCCTGGCTCCGACCTCCAATCTGCTGCGCGCCGATCTGGTGCGCCGGCATCGGCCGTTCTATCCGTCGGCCTATCTGCATGCCGACCTCGCCATCTATCTGGACCTATTGCAGGACCATGACTTCGGCTTCGTTCACGACGTGCTGGCCTTTTCGCGCGAGCACGGCGATTCCGTTACCGTGACGGTGGCCGAGCGCAACCAGACGCTGCTCAAGGAATGGCTGCTGCTGCTCCAGCGCTATGGCCCGCGGTTCTTCTCCGAATCCGAGATGACCGAGTTGGAGCGAAGCCATTTGCGCCGCTACTATCGCAACCTCGTGCGCGGCTTCGTAACGCGCCGGGGGCGAGCCTTCTTCGACTATCATCTCGCGGGGCTGAAGGAGGCGGGCCGTCTGCCGACGCCTCTCGACCTGCTGGGCGCCGCCGGCCGCGAGTTCGCCGCCGCAGTCGCCCGGCCCGGCAAGCTACGCCGACATCTGGGGATGTGA
- a CDS encoding glycosyltransferase family 4 protein: MRVIHVSPTDIDGGAAKGSYNLHRGLQKAGVDSMLLVQRKYSDDPSVIALNGVHSDFYDRVRDRLDRVPLALVGWTRQNWWTVGWLPFDVSSALARLNPDIVQFHWAGRGAAVIESMKRLRRYHIVWTLRDMWPLTGGCHYSGDCEKFLTECHDCPQLRSNFPIDLARWQWLRKFRSRQNLPITYIALSSWLADYARRSPLVHGNEVTVIPTGIDTAVYTPMDKARARAFWGLPDDKRIVLFGAVKATSDRRKGFAYLQEALTRLAAKEGSERLMLVVFGSSSVGIDTSLEVRSVGWVGDDGPLAQLYACADVMVVPSLQENFGKTALEALACGVPVIAFKNTGMTDIVDHRINGYLARDLSAEDLAEGIAWCLQQTAESDLLSVNARNKAMRSFDLTQMAARHIALYHRLMEGKACATVEQVPNFRLVGNDLNNVIQEGLASKPAGTP, from the coding sequence ATGCGCGTGATCCATGTTTCGCCGACGGACATCGATGGCGGCGCTGCCAAGGGCTCGTACAATCTTCATCGCGGTCTGCAGAAGGCCGGCGTCGATTCCATGCTGCTTGTTCAGCGCAAATACAGCGACGACCCCTCCGTCATCGCTCTGAACGGCGTTCATAGCGACTTCTATGACCGTGTGCGCGACCGTCTCGACCGCGTGCCGCTCGCGCTGGTGGGGTGGACCCGGCAGAACTGGTGGACCGTCGGCTGGCTTCCCTTCGATGTCAGTTCGGCGCTCGCGCGTCTGAACCCGGACATCGTCCAGTTTCATTGGGCCGGCCGTGGCGCGGCCGTGATCGAAAGCATGAAGCGGCTGCGCCGCTATCACATCGTGTGGACCCTGCGCGACATGTGGCCGCTGACCGGCGGCTGCCACTATTCCGGGGACTGCGAGAAGTTTCTCACCGAGTGCCACGATTGTCCTCAGCTCCGCTCGAATTTCCCCATTGACCTCGCCCGCTGGCAGTGGCTTCGAAAGTTCCGCAGCCGACAAAACCTGCCGATCACCTATATCGCGCTCAGCTCTTGGCTGGCCGACTATGCCAGGCGCAGCCCGCTGGTCCATGGCAACGAGGTTACGGTCATCCCCACAGGGATCGATACCGCGGTCTACACCCCCATGGATAAGGCCCGTGCCCGCGCCTTCTGGGGGCTGCCGGACGACAAGCGGATCGTGTTGTTCGGGGCGGTCAAGGCGACTTCCGATCGGCGCAAGGGGTTCGCCTATCTGCAGGAAGCCCTGACGCGACTGGCCGCGAAGGAGGGGAGCGAGCGTTTGATGCTGGTGGTTTTCGGGTCCAGCAGCGTCGGGATCGACACCTCCCTGGAGGTCCGCAGCGTTGGCTGGGTCGGGGACGACGGTCCCTTGGCGCAGCTCTATGCCTGCGCCGACGTCATGGTGGTGCCGTCGCTGCAGGAGAACTTCGGCAAGACGGCGCTCGAAGCGTTGGCCTGCGGCGTGCCGGTCATCGCCTTCAAGAACACCGGCATGACGGACATTGTCGATCACCGGATCAATGGTTATCTGGCCCGCGATCTTTCGGCCGAGGATCTTGCTGAAGGCATCGCCTGGTGCCTGCAACAGACGGCCGAGAGCGACCTGCTGTCGGTCAATGCGCGCAACAAGGCGATGCGTAGCTTCGATCTTACCCAGATGGCCGCTCGCCACATTGCCCTCTACCACCGGCTGATGGAGGGGAAAGCCTGTGCCACGGTCGAGCAGGTGCCCAATTTCCGGCTGGTCGGCAACGATCTCAACAACGTCATTCAGGAGGGGCTGGCCTCGAAGCCGGCTGGTACGCCATGA
- the rfbF gene encoding glucose-1-phosphate cytidylyltransferase — protein sequence MKVVILAGGYGTRISEESTIRPKPLVEVGGKPILWHIMKIYSAYGLNDFVICCGYRGDMIKRYFRDYALALSDVTFDLHNGGMKVHRNGVEPWRITLVDTGEATMTGGRIKRVRPYLGDETFCLTYGDGVGTIDVAKQIDFHRQSGALATVAAVRQPGRFGILRLMPGDDHVGGFREKGNEDGGYINGGFFVLEPEVIDYIDGDDTSWEREPLERLANAGHLVAYRHTGFWQNMDTLRDRQVLETLWKDGGAPWKVW from the coding sequence ATGAAGGTGGTGATTCTTGCGGGCGGCTACGGCACCCGCATAAGCGAAGAGAGCACGATCCGCCCGAAGCCGCTGGTCGAGGTCGGCGGCAAGCCGATTCTCTGGCACATCATGAAAATCTATTCGGCCTACGGGCTCAATGATTTCGTGATCTGCTGCGGTTATCGCGGCGACATGATCAAGCGCTACTTCCGCGACTACGCCCTGGCCCTCTCGGACGTCACCTTCGACTTGCACAATGGCGGCATGAAGGTGCACCGCAACGGCGTCGAACCATGGCGGATCACGCTGGTCGACACCGGTGAGGCGACCATGACCGGCGGGCGCATCAAGCGCGTCCGCCCCTATCTCGGCGACGAAACCTTCTGCCTCACCTATGGCGACGGCGTCGGTACCATCGACGTCGCCAAGCAGATCGATTTCCATCGCCAGTCCGGCGCCCTGGCCACGGTCGCGGCCGTCCGCCAGCCCGGCCGTTTCGGCATTCTCCGGCTGATGCCCGGCGACGATCACGTCGGCGGGTTCCGCGAGAAGGGCAACGAGGATGGCGGCTATATCAACGGCGGGTTTTTCGTACTCGAGCCGGAAGTCATCGATTACATCGACGGCGACGACACGTCGTGGGAGCGCGAGCCGCTCGAGAGGCTTGCCAACGCCGGCCATCTGGTCGCCTACCGCCATACCGGCTTCTGGCAGAACATGGACACCCTGCGCGACCGGCAGGTGCTCGAAACCTTATGGAAGGATGGAGGCGCACCGTGGAAGGTTTGGTAA
- a CDS encoding NAD-dependent epimerase/dehydratase family protein — MTRVLLTGSEGYIGSVLGHRLVAGGYQVVGADTGFYRAGWLYNDGKDRPALLSRDVRTLTVADLEGFDAVVHLAELSNDPLCAQDPELTFAINHKASVALARNAKAAGVKRFVYASSCSVYGAGAGDEAVNEETPTNPQTPYAKCKVLVEEEVSKLADAGFCPTFLRNATAFGASPAMRFDIVLNNLAGLAWTTKRIAMISDGSPWRPLVHVQDICGAILATLRAPRAAVAGEIFNVGSDDQNYRIREIAEAVGEAFPGCEITFGRNDGDNRSYRVSFAKISQGLPGFRCAWDVRRGAEQLHALFEHIGLTEEGFKAPPHTRLVQLRHLTETRQIDTDLRWKHHDFS, encoded by the coding sequence GTGACGCGGGTTTTGCTGACCGGCTCGGAAGGGTATATCGGCAGCGTTCTCGGCCATCGGCTGGTGGCGGGCGGTTACCAGGTGGTGGGCGCCGATACCGGCTTCTATCGGGCCGGCTGGCTTTACAACGACGGCAAGGACCGGCCGGCGCTGCTGAGCCGCGACGTGCGTACGCTGACCGTAGCCGACCTCGAGGGCTTCGACGCCGTTGTGCATCTCGCCGAACTGTCCAATGACCCGCTCTGCGCGCAGGACCCGGAACTCACCTTTGCGATCAACCACAAGGCTTCGGTGGCGCTGGCCCGCAACGCCAAGGCGGCCGGCGTCAAACGCTTCGTCTATGCCTCGTCGTGCAGCGTCTATGGCGCGGGGGCCGGCGACGAAGCGGTGAACGAGGAGACGCCGACCAACCCGCAAACGCCCTACGCCAAGTGCAAGGTGCTGGTGGAAGAGGAGGTCTCGAAGCTCGCCGACGCCGGCTTTTGCCCGACGTTCCTGCGCAACGCCACCGCCTTCGGCGCGTCGCCCGCCATGCGCTTCGACATCGTGCTGAACAATCTCGCCGGCTTGGCCTGGACGACGAAACGCATCGCCATGATCAGCGACGGCTCGCCCTGGCGGCCGCTGGTCCATGTGCAGGACATCTGCGGGGCCATCCTGGCCACCCTGCGCGCGCCGCGGGCGGCGGTCGCCGGCGAGATCTTCAATGTCGGCAGCGACGACCAGAACTACCGCATCCGCGAGATCGCCGAGGCGGTGGGCGAGGCCTTCCCGGGCTGCGAGATCACCTTTGGGCGGAACGACGGTGACAACCGCAGTTACCGCGTATCCTTCGCCAAGATCAGCCAAGGCCTGCCCGGTTTCCGCTGCGCCTGGGACGTGCGGCGCGGCGCCGAGCAACTGCACGCGCTTTTCGAGCACATCGGCCTAACCGAAGAGGGCTTCAAGGCGCCGCCCCACACCCGTCTCGTGCAACTCCGGCACCTGACGGAGACCCGGCAGATCGACACTGACCTGAGGTGGAAACATCATGATTTTTCATGA
- the rfbC gene encoding dTDP-4-dehydrorhamnose 3,5-epimerase: MIFHELPLAGAYLIELQPHTDARGQFARAWCREEFSRQGLVTDFVQGNVSVNPEVGTLRGMHFQRPPHGEVKLVRCVRGAIYDVIVDVRPNSPTYRQWVGVELSPKALKMLYVPVDFAHGFQTLQPDSEVNYLVSAAYAPGAGAGWRYDDPALGIDWPLPVTLVSDQDSNWPLLQAPATVV; the protein is encoded by the coding sequence ATGATTTTTCATGAACTGCCGCTTGCCGGCGCGTATCTCATCGAGCTTCAGCCGCACACCGATGCCCGGGGCCAGTTCGCCCGGGCCTGGTGCCGCGAGGAGTTCAGTCGACAAGGGCTGGTGACGGATTTCGTCCAAGGCAACGTTTCCGTCAATCCCGAGGTCGGCACGCTGCGCGGCATGCACTTCCAGCGCCCGCCGCATGGCGAGGTCAAACTGGTGCGTTGCGTGCGGGGCGCCATTTACGACGTGATTGTGGACGTCAGGCCCAATTCGCCGACGTATCGACAGTGGGTCGGCGTCGAACTGTCGCCAAAGGCACTGAAGATGCTCTATGTGCCGGTGGACTTCGCGCATGGCTTCCAGACCCTGCAACCGGACAGCGAGGTCAACTACTTGGTTTCGGCGGCCTATGCGCCTGGCGCCGGCGCCGGGTGGCGCTACGACGATCCGGCGCTCGGCATCGATTGGCCTTTGCCGGTGACCCTTGTCTCGGACCAAGACAGCAATTGGCCCCTGCTTCAGGCGCCGGCGACGGTCGTGTAA
- a CDS encoding SLC13 family permease, which yields MTILDWPSLQIGIVLILVAVVFLGFVRERMAPDIVALCAVSALLATGILDADDVLAVFSNSAPITIAAMFVLSAALERTGVVDGLGRIVSKAAGASPALAIIAMMISVMFMSAFINNTPVVVILTPVAISLASTLNLAPSKLLIPLSFASIFGGATTLIGTSTNILVDGVAQQQGLAPFGIFEITAAGAIMGGVGIVYLLVVGRWLLPDRRDQASLLPRSEDRHFMADILIPLDSPLVGKQLKDAGFTEERGLRVFDLIRRDASLRDQLDDLDLQAGDRLVVRSNVGDMLGLRDAGDVAFGGRGAHAIEPMGTHEVVVMEGVVGPQSRFLRKRVADMNLRRLYGAYILAIHRRGAHLSGNFDDVRLYMGDTLLLEGSAESMKRLFENQDLVNLTQPSERPLRRGKAPIAIAAVFLVMGLAAFDVLPIAALALMAATAVVAFGCLDPEEAYGSVRWNILMLIFGMLAVGVAMEKTGAAKLIVGHFANWIETLGPIAVLAAVYLITSVLTEIMSNNAAAILLTPIAVGLATHLGVDPRPFAVAVMFAASASFATPIGYQTNTFVYNAGGYRFTDFLKIGVPLNLLNWLIAMLVIPLFWPLS from the coding sequence ATGACCATTCTAGACTGGCCGTCGTTGCAGATCGGCATCGTCCTCATTCTCGTGGCGGTGGTGTTTCTGGGATTCGTCCGTGAGCGGATGGCCCCCGACATCGTGGCCCTCTGTGCGGTGAGCGCACTGCTGGCGACGGGAATTCTCGACGCCGACGACGTGCTGGCCGTTTTCAGCAACAGCGCCCCCATCACCATCGCCGCGATGTTTGTCCTCAGCGCGGCACTTGAGCGCACGGGGGTGGTCGACGGCCTCGGCAGGATCGTTTCGAAGGCTGCGGGAGCGTCCCCTGCGCTGGCGATCATTGCCATGATGATAAGCGTCATGTTCATGTCGGCTTTCATCAATAACACGCCCGTTGTGGTCATTCTGACGCCGGTCGCCATCAGCTTGGCGTCGACCCTCAACCTGGCGCCCTCCAAGCTGCTGATCCCGCTTTCTTTTGCCAGTATCTTCGGGGGGGCGACGACGCTGATCGGCACGTCGACCAACATCCTGGTCGACGGAGTGGCCCAGCAACAGGGGCTGGCGCCTTTCGGCATCTTCGAGATCACGGCGGCAGGCGCCATCATGGGGGGCGTGGGCATCGTCTATCTCCTTGTGGTCGGCCGCTGGCTGCTTCCAGATCGGCGCGACCAGGCCAGCCTGTTGCCGCGCTCCGAGGACCGGCACTTCATGGCCGACATTCTCATCCCACTCGACTCGCCTCTCGTCGGCAAGCAGCTCAAGGACGCCGGATTCACCGAGGAGCGGGGCCTGCGCGTCTTCGACCTCATCCGCCGGGATGCGTCGTTGCGCGATCAGCTGGATGATCTTGATCTGCAAGCCGGGGATCGGCTGGTGGTGCGCAGCAACGTCGGCGACATGCTGGGATTGCGCGACGCCGGCGACGTGGCGTTCGGGGGGCGCGGGGCCCATGCCATCGAGCCGATGGGCACGCACGAAGTGGTGGTGATGGAGGGGGTCGTCGGCCCGCAATCGCGATTCTTGAGAAAGCGGGTGGCGGACATGAACCTGCGCCGCCTCTACGGCGCCTACATTCTCGCCATTCACCGCCGGGGCGCCCACCTGTCCGGCAACTTCGACGATGTACGCCTCTATATGGGCGATACGCTGCTTCTCGAGGGGTCCGCCGAAAGCATGAAGCGGCTGTTCGAGAACCAGGATCTGGTGAACCTAACTCAGCCGAGCGAGCGCCCGCTCCGGCGCGGCAAGGCGCCCATCGCGATCGCGGCGGTTTTTCTCGTCATGGGCCTTGCGGCCTTCGACGTGCTGCCGATCGCCGCGCTGGCGCTCATGGCGGCCACCGCCGTCGTCGCGTTCGGCTGCCTCGATCCCGAAGAGGCCTACGGATCGGTTCGCTGGAACATCCTCATGCTGATTTTCGGCATGTTGGCGGTCGGCGTTGCCATGGAGAAAACCGGCGCGGCAAAACTTATTGTCGGACACTTCGCGAACTGGATCGAGACACTGGGGCCGATCGCCGTGCTGGCGGCGGTCTACCTGATCACTTCGGTTCTGACCGAGATCATGAGCAACAACGCAGCGGCCATCCTACTCACGCCGATTGCTGTGGGCCTGGCCACCCATCTCGGGGTCGACCCCAGGCCGTTCGCGGTGGCGGTCATGTTCGCAGCGAGCGCCAGCTTCGCCACCCCCATCGGCTATCAGACCAACACCTTCGTTTACAATGCCGGCGGCTACCGCTTCACCGATTTTCTCAAGATCGGCGTGCCCCTGAATCTCCTGAATTGGCTGATCGCGATGCTGGTCATTCCGCTGTTCTGGCCGTTGAGCTAG
- a CDS encoding ABC transporter ATP-binding protein, which translates to MAEALSPRGTIEIVSVTKRFGDTVAVDCINLKIPAGSYCCLLGPSGCGKTTTLRMIAGHERVSEGDIVFGNQNVTDLPPTRRGTAMMFQSYALFPHLDCMENVAFSLKMRGAKKEERAKRARELLAMVDMEPYARRLPSQLSGGQQQRVALARALITNPDVLLLDEPLSALDPFLRTRMRAELKRLQKELGISFVHVTHSQEEAMALADLVVIMNEGRIEQAGPARSVFNRPRTPFVARFIGGHNVLSGVVEGRTDDAVVLKGVNGVRFLVDAETVRQGDRVSFSVRCDRVAVAREAAGAASHPYDNFNRVRGIMRSVEYQGSWVRLGMESPDSEDFVMAVNEAAYFADPIAVGERVSASWGTGEAHILADQ; encoded by the coding sequence GTGGCGGAAGCTCTTTCCCCTCGGGGAACCATAGAAATCGTCAGCGTGACCAAGCGGTTCGGCGATACCGTCGCCGTCGATTGCATCAACCTGAAAATCCCCGCCGGAAGTTACTGCTGCCTGCTCGGGCCTTCGGGCTGCGGCAAGACGACGACCTTGCGCATGATCGCCGGCCACGAACGGGTGAGCGAGGGCGACATCGTCTTCGGCAATCAAAACGTCACCGACCTGCCGCCGACCCGGCGGGGCACCGCCATGATGTTCCAAAGCTACGCCCTGTTCCCGCACCTCGATTGCATGGAAAACGTCGCCTTCAGCCTGAAGATGCGCGGCGCAAAAAAAGAGGAGCGCGCCAAACGGGCACGCGAACTGCTGGCCATGGTCGACATGGAGCCGTATGCCCGCCGCCTGCCCAGTCAGCTTTCCGGCGGCCAGCAGCAACGGGTCGCGCTCGCTCGCGCCTTGATCACCAATCCGGATGTCCTGCTTCTCGACGAGCCACTCTCGGCCCTGGACCCCTTCCTGCGCACGCGGATGCGCGCCGAACTGAAACGGCTGCAGAAGGAACTGGGAATCTCGTTCGTCCACGTGACTCATTCGCAGGAAGAGGCGATGGCGCTCGCCGATCTGGTGGTGATCATGAACGAGGGCCGCATCGAGCAGGCGGGGCCGGCCAGGTCCGTCTTCAATCGGCCGCGCACGCCTTTCGTCGCCCGCTTCATCGGTGGCCACAACGTACTCTCCGGCGTCGTCGAGGGCAGGACCGACGACGCCGTGGTTCTCAAGGGCGTGAATGGCGTTCGCTTCCTGGTCGACGCGGAAACCGTCCGCCAGGGCGACCGGGTCTCGTTCTCGGTCCGTTGCGACCGCGTTGCCGTGGCCCGCGAAGCGGCGGGGGCAGCAAGCCATCCCTACGACAATTTCAACCGTGTCCGGGGCATCATGCGATCGGTCGAATACCAGGGTTCGTGGGTTCGTCTGGGCATGGAATCGCCGGATTCCGAGGACTTCGTCATGGCCGTGAACGAAGCGGCCTACTTTGCCGATCCCATCGCCGTCGGCGAGCGGGTAAGCGCCAGTTGGGGGACGGGCGAAGCCCACATCCTCGCCGACCAGTAA
- a CDS encoding ABC transporter substrate-binding protein — protein MKRKPGATSRRTFLKNSAAIAAGAAIGSGAIPGFPAIWAQNIKNVTLRQFGTGVSNLNAIAEKCKQDLGITLQMTALDSDSVAQRAVTQPNSFDIADIEYWVCKKVFPAGNMQPMDTKKIKYYDKIVPIFLTGKLTPQSTIAQGTAPHTVGFAKGKNSVEFAAEETGWMTLIPTIYNADTLGIRPDLIKKPVKNWRDLLDPSFKGKASILNISSIGIMDAAMVCESMGEIKYGNKGNMTIAEIDKTMAIMTEAKKAGQFRAFWKSFDESVNLMAAGEVVIQSMWSPAVAAVRAKGIPCVYQPLAEGYRAWGGGIGLAKHLSGLELDAAYEYINWYLSGWVGAYLNRQGYYSACIETAKQHMSADEWAFWMEGKPAKTDILSPEGKVMEKAGSVRDGGSFYDRMGAVACWNAVMDENKYLVRKWNEFIAA, from the coding sequence ATGAAAAGAAAACCCGGCGCCACGTCGCGCCGCACGTTCCTGAAGAACAGCGCCGCCATCGCCGCCGGGGCGGCGATCGGTTCCGGCGCCATCCCCGGCTTTCCGGCGATCTGGGCCCAGAACATCAAGAACGTGACGCTGCGCCAGTTCGGCACCGGCGTTTCGAACCTCAACGCGATCGCCGAGAAGTGCAAGCAAGACCTCGGCATCACGCTGCAGATGACGGCGCTCGATTCCGATTCGGTGGCCCAGCGCGCCGTCACCCAGCCCAATTCCTTCGACATCGCCGACATCGAATACTGGGTCTGCAAGAAGGTTTTCCCGGCCGGCAACATGCAGCCGATGGATACCAAGAAGATCAAGTACTACGACAAGATCGTGCCGATCTTTCTCACCGGCAAGCTGACCCCGCAATCCACCATCGCCCAGGGCACCGCCCCGCACACGGTCGGCTTCGCCAAGGGCAAGAACTCCGTCGAATTCGCGGCGGAGGAAACCGGGTGGATGACACTCATTCCGACCATTTACAACGCCGACACGCTGGGCATCCGCCCCGACCTGATCAAGAAGCCGGTGAAGAACTGGCGCGACCTGCTCGATCCCTCCTTCAAGGGCAAGGCGTCGATCCTCAACATCTCGTCCATCGGCATCATGGATGCGGCCATGGTTTGCGAATCGATGGGCGAGATCAAGTACGGCAACAAGGGCAACATGACCATCGCCGAGATCGACAAGACCATGGCTATCATGACCGAGGCCAAGAAGGCCGGCCAGTTCCGCGCCTTCTGGAAAAGCTTCGACGAATCGGTCAACCTGATGGCGGCGGGCGAGGTGGTCATCCAGTCCATGTGGTCGCCGGCCGTCGCCGCGGTGCGCGCCAAGGGCATTCCCTGCGTCTATCAGCCGCTTGCGGAAGGTTACCGGGCGTGGGGCGGCGGCATCGGCCTGGCCAAGCATCTGTCCGGCCTCGAACTCGACGCCGCCTACGAATACATCAACTGGTATCTCTCGGGTTGGGTCGGCGCCTACCTCAACCGTCAGGGCTACTACAGCGCCTGCATCGAGACCGCCAAGCAGCACATGTCGGCCGACGAGTGGGCCTTCTGGATGGAGGGCAAGCCGGCCAAGACCGATATCCTGAGCCCCGAGGGCAAGGTCATGGAAAAGGCCGGCTCCGTCCGCGACGGCGGTTCGTTCTACGACCGCATGGGCGCCGTCGCCTGCTGGAACGCGGTCATGGACGAGAACAAGTACCTGGTCCGCAAATGGAACGAATTCATCGCGGCCTGA